Proteins from a genomic interval of Streptomyces sp. NBC_00820:
- a CDS encoding sacsin N-terminal ATP-binding-like domain-containing protein has protein sequence MSKYVRPAAEGADPFGTARLRRGVLDAWATSPARFREDANAEEDLVLGGYRDRLVVELAQNAADAAARAKTPGRLRLTLRDGVLVAANTGAPLDAAGVESLSTLRASAKRERYDEHATVGRFGVGFAAVLSVTDEPALVGRHGGVRWSLAEARELAADIARHSPGLGDEVRRRDGHVPLLRLPFAAEGSAPEPYDTAVILPLRDAAAADLAERLLEAVDDALLLALPGLEEVIVEVGDGAPRILRRRTEGAVTVVEDSRDGTTRWRTVAAHGPLTPELLADRPVEERLRPHWSVTWAVPADEDGRPVRPRTSPVVHAPTPSDEPLGVPALLIASFPLDTSRRHAAPGPLTDFLVLRAADAYAELLADWRPVTEGAVDLVPGPLGKSELDGALRQAILERLPRTAFLPPALDAKGAKSGEGTEGDEGDDGLPEALRPRDAEVVEGAGADTVRVLAEVLPTLLPAGLERRSELRTLGVARIPLADAIDRLAGLEKDPEWWWRLYDSLAGVDPDRLSGLPVPLAGGGRTTIGPRQVLLPAADAAALDLDVLARLGLKVAHEDAVHPLLEKLGALPASPRAVLTTPQVRAAVAASLDDEGGAMWEEDAPDAEELADTVLALVRDAGLEPGDEPWLGALALHDEDGELAPAGELVFPGSDFARVIREGELASVEAELVDRWGEQPLTACGVLANFALVRATDVVLDPDELEPREGDFAEPDDAGLLDAVDVWCEDILDRFPDSPVPPVATELVAVRDLDLVDDDHWPEALALLAQPPLRDALTQPVRVLLPDGTHEVVRPYTAWWLRGHPVLDGRRPAGLLAAGGDPLLRGLYDEADATGFEDEQVLRALGVRTSVAALLDEPGGAAELLDRLADPDRTVSAPQLHGLYGALAELDPEQVTLPEDVRAVLDGSAAVVDAADAVVVDSPDLLPFTSGVPLLPVRPSRAAELAELFQVRRLSESVTGEVTSEGAEHDVPEPVRVLLGPRTLGTYVEHEELVVDGTGIDWRLTDDGVLHAATLEGVAAGLAWAAGQWPRRFEVAALLEDPSRTEELARDRWFD, from the coding sequence GTGAGCAAGTACGTGCGGCCGGCGGCCGAGGGCGCCGACCCCTTCGGCACCGCCCGACTGCGGCGCGGCGTCCTCGACGCCTGGGCCACCAGCCCCGCCCGGTTCCGTGAGGACGCCAACGCGGAGGAGGACCTGGTCCTCGGTGGCTACCGGGACCGGCTCGTGGTGGAGCTGGCGCAGAACGCCGCCGACGCCGCCGCGCGCGCGAAGACGCCGGGGCGGCTGCGGCTCACCCTCCGCGACGGCGTCCTGGTGGCCGCGAACACGGGCGCCCCGCTGGACGCGGCCGGTGTCGAGTCGCTGTCCACGCTCCGCGCCTCCGCCAAGCGCGAGCGGTACGACGAGCACGCCACGGTGGGCCGGTTCGGCGTCGGCTTCGCGGCCGTCCTCTCCGTCACGGACGAGCCCGCGCTCGTCGGCCGGCACGGGGGCGTGCGCTGGTCCCTCGCCGAGGCGCGCGAGCTGGCCGCCGACATCGCCCGGCACAGCCCCGGCCTCGGTGACGAGGTCCGGCGCCGCGACGGACACGTCCCGCTGCTGCGGCTGCCCTTCGCTGCCGAGGGCTCGGCCCCGGAGCCGTACGACACCGCCGTCATCCTGCCGCTGCGGGACGCGGCCGCGGCCGACCTCGCCGAGCGTCTCCTGGAAGCCGTCGACGACGCGCTGCTCCTCGCCCTGCCGGGGCTGGAGGAAGTGATCGTGGAGGTCGGCGACGGCGCCCCGCGCATCCTGCGCCGCCGTACCGAGGGCGCCGTCACCGTGGTCGAGGACTCGCGCGACGGGACGACCCGCTGGCGTACCGTCGCCGCGCACGGACCGCTCACCCCGGAGCTGCTCGCCGACCGCCCGGTGGAGGAACGGCTGCGCCCGCACTGGTCGGTGACCTGGGCCGTACCGGCCGACGAGGACGGGCGGCCGGTCCGCCCCCGTACCAGCCCCGTCGTGCACGCCCCCACCCCCAGCGACGAGCCCCTCGGCGTGCCCGCCCTGCTCATCGCGTCCTTCCCGCTGGACACCTCCCGGCGGCACGCGGCCCCCGGTCCGCTGACCGACTTCCTGGTGCTGCGCGCGGCGGACGCCTACGCCGAACTGCTCGCCGACTGGCGCCCGGTGACCGAGGGCGCCGTGGACCTCGTGCCCGGACCGCTCGGCAAGAGCGAGCTGGACGGCGCGCTGCGCCAGGCCATCCTCGAACGGCTGCCCAGGACCGCGTTCCTGCCGCCTGCCCTCGACGCCAAGGGCGCCAAGAGCGGCGAAGGCACCGAGGGCGACGAGGGCGACGACGGGCTGCCGGAGGCGCTGCGGCCGCGCGACGCCGAAGTGGTGGAGGGCGCGGGCGCCGACACCGTGCGCGTGCTCGCCGAGGTGCTGCCCACCCTGCTCCCCGCCGGGCTCGAACGCCGCTCCGAGCTGCGCACCCTCGGGGTCGCCCGGATCCCGCTCGCCGACGCCATCGACCGGCTCGCCGGTCTGGAGAAGGACCCGGAGTGGTGGTGGCGGCTGTACGACAGCCTCGCCGGGGTCGACCCCGACCGCCTCTCGGGGCTGCCGGTGCCGCTCGCCGGGGGAGGCCGGACCACCATCGGGCCCCGCCAGGTGCTGCTGCCCGCCGCGGACGCCGCCGCCCTCGACCTCGACGTCCTGGCCCGGCTGGGGCTCAAGGTCGCCCACGAGGACGCCGTGCACCCGCTGCTGGAGAAGCTGGGCGCGCTGCCCGCGAGCCCGCGCGCGGTGCTGACCACCCCGCAGGTGCGGGCCGCCGTGGCCGCCTCGCTCGACGACGAGGGCGGGGCGATGTGGGAGGAGGACGCTCCGGACGCCGAGGAACTGGCCGACACCGTCCTCGCGCTCGTCCGCGACGCGGGCCTGGAGCCGGGCGACGAGCCCTGGCTCGGCGCGCTCGCGCTCCACGACGAGGACGGCGAACTCGCCCCGGCCGGTGAACTGGTCTTCCCTGGAAGCGACTTCGCCCGGGTGATCCGCGAGGGGGAACTGGCCTCCGTGGAAGCGGAGTTGGTGGACAGGTGGGGTGAGCAGCCGCTGACCGCCTGCGGGGTGCTCGCGAACTTCGCGCTCGTCCGCGCCACCGACGTCGTCCTCGACCCGGACGAACTGGAGCCCCGGGAAGGTGACTTCGCCGAACCGGACGACGCCGGACTGCTCGACGCGGTGGACGTGTGGTGCGAGGACATCCTCGACCGCTTCCCGGACAGCCCCGTGCCCCCGGTGGCCACCGAGCTGGTCGCCGTGCGCGACCTGGACCTGGTGGACGACGACCACTGGCCCGAGGCCCTCGCCCTGCTCGCTCAGCCGCCGCTGCGCGACGCCCTCACCCAGCCGGTGCGCGTCCTGCTGCCCGACGGCACCCACGAGGTCGTACGGCCGTACACCGCCTGGTGGTTGCGCGGGCACCCGGTCCTCGACGGCCGCCGCCCGGCGGGCCTGCTCGCGGCCGGCGGCGACCCGCTGCTGCGCGGCCTGTACGACGAGGCCGACGCCACCGGTTTCGAGGACGAGCAGGTGCTGCGCGCGCTCGGCGTGCGGACCTCGGTGGCCGCTCTGCTGGACGAGCCCGGTGGCGCGGCCGAGCTGCTGGACCGCCTCGCCGACCCGGACCGGACCGTCTCCGCGCCCCAGCTGCACGGCCTTTACGGCGCGCTGGCCGAGCTGGACCCGGAGCAGGTGACCCTGCCGGAGGACGTGCGGGCCGTGCTGGACGGAAGCGCCGCGGTGGTGGACGCCGCCGACGCCGTGGTCGTCGACTCGCCCGACCTGCTGCCGTTCACCTCCGGTGTCCCGCTGCTGCCCGTCCGCCCGTCCCGGGCCGCCGAGCTGGCCGAACTGTTCCAGGTGCGCCGGCTGAGCGAGTCCGTCACCGGGGAGGTCACCTCGGAGGGCGCCGAGCACGACGTGCCGGAGCCGGTCCGGGTGCTCCTCGGCCCGCGCACCCTCGGTACCTACGTCGAACACGAGGAACTGGTGGTGGACGGCACCGGGATCGACTGGCGGCTGACCGACGACGGTGTCCTGCACGCGGCCACCCTGGAAGGCGTCGCCGCCGGCCTGGCCTGGGCGGCCGGACAGTGGCCGCGCCGCTTCGAGGTGGCCGCCCTGCTGGAGGACCCGTCACGCACGGAGGAACTGGCCCGGGACCGCTGGTTCGACTGA
- a CDS encoding GH92 family glycosyl hydrolase: MTWTRHAALCLAGTLAATALLAAPATAQAGPPTATHLTDLVNPFVGTQNEGNTYPGAAVPFGMVQLSPDTGHSTGYDYAQDHIRGFSLVHLSGVGCGLGGDLPVLPTTGDVTTTDYARYAAGFRHDDESASPGYYRVGLDTGIEAELTATARTGVQRYTFPATGKANVLLNAGQSLHTKVATKVEILDDHTVRTALTGRGFCQDTEPYTLYTVTRFDRPFTAYGTWNGSTVSDGAKSGSDGAYVRFDTTKDRTVEATTALSYVDARGAAGNLRAEGGRSFDAVRRAAGRAWEDRLDDVRVRGGGDGLRRTFYSSLYRSFLAPNVGSDADGRYTGWDQRIHRAKGFTYYQNWSLWDTYRTQSQLLSLLAPREARDMAISVIRIDEESGWLPKWGYGTVETNIMTGDPVTPFLTNAYQQGLLGGYEERAYRALRKNADGVPSADSPAVGREANREYLAGGFAPYVKGRPHAKPGDSDYDHGASATLEYALSDAMLARMAQDLGHRADAVRYAARAQNYRRVFDPSTGFFRARDASGAFTGPADPAQSEGFHEGTSWQYQWLVPQDIPGMVDLIGGQGAANARLDSFFAYDRLIADPAKTAREVWVNGPYDYYNADKYNPQNEPDLIAPYTYLSTGQPWKTTDVVHAALTLFTDAPTGMTGNDDLGTMSAWMVLSSIGVFPVQPGYATWGLSTPVFDRVDLTLDRRYSPHGRLTITAPGTSGTDRYIQAARVDGTPYGRTYLTTSALRAHRSLAFTVGPRPTDWGTSPQAAPPALR, from the coding sequence ATGACATGGACACGCCATGCTGCCCTGTGTCTGGCCGGAACGCTGGCGGCGACCGCGCTGCTCGCCGCCCCCGCCACCGCACAGGCCGGCCCGCCCACCGCCACGCACCTGACCGATCTCGTCAACCCGTTCGTCGGCACCCAGAACGAGGGCAACACCTACCCCGGCGCCGCCGTGCCCTTCGGCATGGTGCAGCTCTCCCCCGACACCGGCCACAGCACCGGCTACGACTACGCCCAGGACCACATCCGCGGCTTCTCGCTGGTCCACCTCTCCGGCGTGGGCTGTGGCCTCGGCGGCGACCTGCCGGTGCTCCCGACCACCGGGGACGTCACCACCACCGACTACGCGCGCTACGCCGCCGGCTTCCGTCACGACGACGAGAGCGCGAGCCCCGGCTACTACCGCGTCGGCCTGGACACCGGCATCGAGGCCGAGCTGACCGCGACCGCCCGCACCGGCGTGCAGCGCTACACCTTCCCGGCCACCGGCAAGGCCAACGTCCTGCTGAACGCAGGCCAGTCGCTGCACACCAAGGTCGCCACGAAGGTCGAGATCCTCGACGACCACACCGTGCGCACCGCCCTGACCGGCCGCGGCTTCTGCCAGGACACCGAGCCGTACACCCTCTACACCGTCACCCGCTTCGACCGCCCCTTCACCGCGTACGGCACCTGGAACGGCTCCACCGTCAGCGACGGCGCGAAGTCGGGCTCCGACGGGGCCTACGTCCGCTTCGACACGACGAAGGACCGCACCGTCGAGGCGACCACCGCCCTGAGCTACGTCGACGCGCGCGGCGCGGCCGGCAACCTGCGCGCCGAGGGCGGACGGTCGTTCGACGCGGTGCGCCGCGCGGCCGGGCGGGCCTGGGAGGACCGGCTGGACGACGTCCGGGTGCGCGGCGGCGGCGACGGCCTGCGCCGCACCTTCTACTCCTCGCTGTACCGGTCGTTCCTCGCGCCCAACGTCGGCAGCGACGCCGACGGCCGCTACACCGGCTGGGACCAGCGGATCCACCGCGCCAAGGGCTTCACCTACTACCAGAACTGGTCCCTGTGGGACACCTACCGCACCCAGTCCCAGCTGCTGTCGCTGCTCGCCCCGCGCGAGGCACGGGACATGGCGATCTCCGTCATCAGGATCGACGAGGAGAGCGGCTGGCTGCCCAAGTGGGGCTACGGCACGGTCGAGACGAACATCATGACCGGCGACCCGGTCACCCCGTTCCTGACCAACGCCTACCAACAGGGCCTGCTGGGGGGCTACGAGGAGCGGGCGTACCGGGCCCTGCGGAAGAACGCCGACGGGGTGCCGTCCGCGGACTCCCCGGCCGTGGGCCGCGAGGCGAACCGGGAGTACCTCGCCGGCGGCTTCGCGCCCTACGTCAAGGGCCGCCCGCACGCGAAGCCCGGTGACTCGGACTACGACCACGGGGCGTCCGCCACGCTGGAGTACGCGCTCTCCGACGCGATGCTCGCCCGGATGGCCCAGGACCTCGGGCACCGCGCCGACGCGGTCCGTTACGCCGCCCGCGCGCAGAACTACCGCCGCGTCTTCGACCCCTCGACCGGCTTCTTCCGCGCCCGCGACGCCTCCGGCGCCTTCACCGGACCGGCCGACCCGGCGCAGAGCGAGGGCTTCCACGAGGGCACGTCCTGGCAGTACCAGTGGCTGGTCCCGCAGGACATCCCCGGCATGGTGGACCTGATCGGCGGCCAGGGAGCCGCGAACGCACGCCTCGACTCCTTCTTCGCCTACGACCGGCTGATCGCGGACCCGGCGAAGACCGCGCGCGAGGTGTGGGTCAACGGGCCGTACGACTACTACAACGCCGACAAGTACAACCCGCAGAACGAACCCGACCTGATCGCCCCCTACACCTATCTCTCCACCGGGCAGCCGTGGAAGACGACGGACGTCGTGCACGCCGCGCTGACCCTGTTCACCGACGCCCCGACCGGGATGACCGGCAACGACGACCTCGGCACCATGTCCGCCTGGATGGTGCTGTCCTCGATCGGCGTGTTCCCGGTACAGCCCGGCTACGCCACCTGGGGCCTGTCCACCCCGGTCTTCGACCGGGTCGACCTGACCCTGGACCGCCGCTACTCCCCGCACGGCCGGCTGACCATCACCGCGCCCGGCACCTCCGGCACCGACCGCTACATCCAGGCGGCCCGCGTCGACGGGACGCCGTACGGGCGGACGTACCTGACCACCAGTGCGCTGCGCGCGCACCGCTCGCTGGCCTTCACCGTGGGCCCGCGGCCCACGGACTGGGGCACGTCACCGCAGGCGGCACCGCCCGCGCTGCGCTGA
- a CDS encoding MarR family winged helix-turn-helix transcriptional regulator, producing MSDLTHGDDVAAVNSLRSAVMRLSRRLKHQRVDESLSPTEMSVLGTLSNCGSATPGELARKEHVQPPSMTRIVALLEAKGLVRLEPHPEDRRQKVVTRTEQAEAMLQESRRKRNAFLAGLVEGLDDDEWAKLRAAAPVLEKLAHL from the coding sequence ATGTCGGACCTCACCCATGGCGACGATGTTGCCGCCGTGAACTCCCTCCGCTCCGCCGTGATGCGGCTGTCCCGTCGGCTCAAGCACCAGCGGGTCGACGAGTCGCTGAGCCCCACGGAGATGTCGGTGCTCGGCACCCTCTCCAACTGCGGGAGTGCCACGCCGGGCGAACTGGCGCGCAAGGAGCACGTCCAGCCGCCGTCGATGACCCGCATCGTCGCGCTGCTCGAGGCCAAGGGACTGGTCCGGCTCGAGCCGCACCCCGAGGACCGGCGCCAGAAGGTCGTCACCAGGACCGAGCAGGCCGAGGCGATGCTCCAGGAGAGCCGCCGCAAGCGCAACGCGTTCCTGGCCGGCCTGGTCGAGGGCCTCGACGACGACGAGTGGGCGAAACTCCGTGCCGCCGCCCCCGTGCTGGAGAAGCTGGCGCATCTGTAA
- a CDS encoding DUF5707 domain-containing protein gives MHMRVVGAAVTGALALTAFAATTAHADEVHGDTKISNVVVNGGKAVVVGATGSKTFSVSFTVTDNSGVSLAQAILYHGTDIEHSDSGAVANTSDGRSKCTKASATTANCTATYTVQTRESLINAVAGSWKVWAIGQGKDGNFVQRDNAKTFQVQRLSKLTANAAPEPVKKGKTLTVTGALTRANWDAAKYSGYGAQSVKLQFRKKNSNSYTTLKTVKTDSKGNLKTTTTATGSGYYRFVFAGTSTTPAVNAAGDLVEVK, from the coding sequence ATGCACATGCGAGTTGTCGGAGCCGCCGTCACCGGTGCGCTGGCCCTGACGGCCTTCGCCGCCACGACCGCCCACGCGGACGAGGTCCACGGGGACACGAAGATCTCCAACGTCGTCGTCAACGGCGGCAAGGCCGTCGTCGTCGGCGCCACCGGCAGCAAGACCTTCAGTGTCTCCTTCACGGTGACGGACAACTCCGGCGTCAGCCTGGCCCAGGCGATCCTGTACCACGGCACGGACATCGAGCACTCCGACAGCGGTGCCGTCGCGAACACCTCCGACGGCCGGTCGAAGTGCACCAAGGCCTCTGCCACCACGGCCAACTGCACGGCCACGTACACGGTCCAGACGCGTGAGAGCCTCATCAACGCCGTGGCCGGCTCCTGGAAGGTCTGGGCGATCGGCCAGGGCAAGGACGGCAACTTCGTCCAGCGGGACAACGCCAAGACCTTCCAGGTCCAGCGCCTGTCCAAGCTGACGGCCAACGCCGCGCCGGAGCCGGTCAAGAAGGGCAAGACCCTCACCGTCACGGGCGCGCTGACCCGCGCCAACTGGGACGCCGCCAAGTACTCCGGCTACGGAGCCCAGTCGGTGAAGCTCCAGTTCCGCAAGAAGAACTCCAACAGCTACACCACGCTGAAGACCGTCAAGACGGACTCCAAGGGCAACCTGAAGACGACGACCACGGCCACGGGCAGCGGCTACTACCGCTTCGTCTTCGCGGGCACCTCGACCACCCCGGCGGTCAACGCCGCGGGTGACCTCGTCGAGGTGAAGTAG
- a CDS encoding HAD-IC family P-type ATPase yields the protein MTHIDAGSELDPVHPVALPGGTAPGLSSAQVAERVARGQVNDVPVRSSRSLGEIVRANVFTRFNAIIGVLWLVMLFVAPIQDSLFGFVILANTGIGIVQEWRAKQTLDSLAVIGEARPTVRRDGRSTEVATDRIVLDDLVEIGPGDKIVVDGVCAEADGLEIDESLLTGEADPVVKRPGDPVMSGSFVVAGGGAFKVTKVGREAYAAQLAEEASRFTLVHSELRSGISTILKYVTWMMVPAAVGLVVTQLVVKNNDLKDAVARTVGGIIPMVPEGLVLLTSVAFAIGVIRLGRKQCLVQELPAIEGLARVDTVCLDKTGTLTEGGMDVTGLRTLDGADEGYVRRVLGALGESDPRPNASLQAIIDAYPDSDDWRCVESLPFSSARKYSGATFSEGDGETSSWLLGAPDVLLAPDDPALAETGRLNEQGLRVLLLARATRDLEAPEPARGARPTALVVLEQRLRPDAADTLRYFADQDVQAKVISGDNAVSVGAVAAKLGLKGAAVDARRLPDNRPEMARALEEATVFGRVTPQQKRDMVGALQSDGRTVAMTGDGVNDVLALKDADIGVSMGSGSEATRAVAQIVLLNNSFATLPSVVGEGRRVIGNITRVATLFLVKTVYSVLLAVLVVCWQVEYPFLPRHLTLLSTLTIGIPAFFLALAPNKERARPHFVRRVMRYAIPGGVLAGAATFATYLLARHHYTGPGALDAETSAATLTLFLISMWVLVIIARPYTWWRVVLVAAMGVAFLCVLVVPALQRFFALKLVGVTMPWTAVGLAVVAAAALELLWRWVGRRFPV from the coding sequence ATGACCCATATCGACGCGGGGTCCGAACTGGACCCCGTGCACCCGGTCGCGCTGCCAGGGGGGACCGCCCCGGGGCTGAGCAGCGCGCAGGTCGCCGAGCGCGTCGCACGAGGGCAGGTCAACGACGTGCCGGTGCGCAGCAGCCGCTCGCTGGGCGAGATCGTCCGCGCCAACGTGTTCACCCGGTTCAACGCGATCATCGGCGTGCTGTGGCTGGTCATGCTGTTCGTCGCACCGATCCAGGACAGCCTCTTCGGCTTCGTCATCCTCGCCAACACCGGCATCGGCATCGTGCAGGAGTGGCGCGCCAAGCAGACCCTGGACTCGCTCGCCGTCATCGGGGAGGCCCGTCCCACCGTCCGCCGGGACGGCAGATCGACCGAGGTCGCCACGGACCGGATCGTCCTGGACGACCTGGTGGAGATCGGCCCCGGCGACAAGATCGTCGTCGACGGGGTGTGCGCCGAGGCGGACGGGCTGGAGATCGACGAGTCCCTGCTCACCGGCGAGGCCGACCCGGTCGTCAAACGCCCCGGCGACCCGGTGATGTCCGGCAGTTTCGTGGTCGCGGGCGGCGGCGCGTTCAAGGTGACCAAGGTGGGCCGCGAGGCGTACGCCGCCCAGCTCGCCGAGGAGGCCTCCCGCTTCACCCTGGTCCACTCCGAGCTGCGCTCCGGCATCTCCACGATTCTCAAGTACGTGACCTGGATGATGGTCCCGGCCGCCGTCGGCCTGGTCGTCACACAGCTGGTGGTGAAGAACAACGACCTGAAGGACGCCGTCGCCCGCACGGTCGGCGGGATCATCCCGATGGTCCCCGAGGGACTGGTGCTGCTCACCTCCGTCGCCTTCGCCATCGGCGTCATCCGGCTGGGCCGCAAACAGTGCCTGGTGCAGGAGCTGCCCGCCATCGAGGGCCTCGCCCGCGTCGACACCGTCTGCCTGGACAAGACCGGCACGCTCACCGAGGGCGGCATGGACGTCACCGGCCTCAGGACGCTGGACGGGGCCGACGAGGGGTACGTCCGCAGGGTGCTCGGCGCCCTCGGCGAGTCCGACCCGCGCCCCAACGCCTCCCTCCAGGCGATCATCGACGCCTACCCCGACAGCGACGACTGGCGCTGTGTGGAGTCGCTGCCGTTCTCCTCCGCCCGCAAGTACAGCGGCGCCACCTTCAGCGAGGGCGACGGCGAGACCAGCAGCTGGCTGCTCGGCGCCCCCGACGTCCTGCTCGCCCCCGACGACCCCGCCCTGGCCGAGACCGGGCGCCTGAACGAACAGGGCCTCAGGGTCCTGCTGCTGGCCCGCGCCACCCGGGATCTGGAGGCCCCCGAGCCGGCCCGGGGCGCCCGCCCCACCGCCCTGGTCGTCCTCGAACAGCGGCTGCGCCCCGACGCCGCCGACACCCTGCGCTACTTCGCCGACCAGGACGTCCAGGCCAAGGTCATCTCCGGCGACAACGCGGTGTCGGTCGGCGCGGTCGCGGCCAAACTGGGCCTGAAGGGTGCCGCGGTGGACGCGCGGCGGCTGCCCGATAACCGGCCGGAGATGGCCCGGGCGCTGGAGGAGGCGACCGTGTTCGGGCGGGTCACCCCGCAGCAGAAGCGGGACATGGTCGGCGCGCTGCAGTCCGACGGGCGCACGGTGGCGATGACCGGCGACGGCGTGAACGACGTCCTGGCCCTGAAGGACGCCGACATCGGCGTCTCGATGGGCTCGGGTTCGGAGGCGACCCGGGCGGTGGCGCAGATCGTGCTGCTGAACAACAGCTTCGCCACGCTGCCCTCGGTCGTCGGCGAGGGTCGCCGGGTCATCGGCAACATCACACGGGTGGCGACGCTGTTCCTGGTGAAGACCGTCTACTCGGTGCTGCTGGCCGTGCTGGTGGTGTGCTGGCAGGTGGAGTACCCGTTCCTGCCCCGGCACCTGACCCTGCTGTCCACGCTCACCATCGGCATACCGGCCTTCTTCCTGGCCCTCGCCCCCAACAAGGAGCGCGCCCGGCCCCACTTCGTGCGGCGGGTCATGCGGTACGCGATACCCGGCGGTGTGCTGGCCGGTGCGGCGACGTTCGCGACGTATCTGCTCGCCCGGCACCACTACACGGGCCCGGGGGCGCTGGACGCCGAGACCAGCGCGGCCACCCTGACGCTGTTCCTGATCTCCATGTGGGTCCTGGTGATCATCGCCCGGCCCTACACCTGGTGGCGAGTGGTCCTGGTGGCCGCGATGGGGGTGGCGTTCCTGTGCGTCCTCGTCGTACCGGCCCTGCAGCGCTTCTTCGCGCTGAAGCTGGTGGGCGTCACGATGCCGTGGACGGCGGTGGGACTGGCGGTGGTGGCGGCGGCCGCCCTGGAACTCCTGTGGAGATGGGTCGGCCGCCGCTTCCCGGTGTGA
- a CDS encoding DUF2530 domain-containing protein translates to MTKWTPKHEAPEPLEGPVVATITGGTIVWFVLFLVQLPFYGWFADHDRLWWVWTCLAGGGLGLIGIWYVRKRDAAIKRAAAQGEQGEPVRAE, encoded by the coding sequence ATGACGAAGTGGACCCCCAAGCACGAAGCGCCGGAGCCCCTGGAGGGCCCCGTGGTCGCCACCATCACCGGCGGCACGATCGTGTGGTTCGTCCTCTTCCTGGTCCAGCTGCCCTTCTACGGCTGGTTCGCCGACCACGACCGCCTGTGGTGGGTGTGGACCTGTCTGGCCGGGGGCGGGCTTGGCCTGATCGGCATCTGGTACGTCCGCAAGCGGGACGCCGCGATCAAGCGGGCGGCGGCCCAGGGGGAGCAGGGCGAGCCCGTCCGGGCGGAGTGA
- a CDS encoding NCS2 family permease — MSTSAPAKVPAPEQPGGTPSFGALDRYFRITERGSTVAREVRGGFATFFAMAYIIVLNPIILSSAHDMYGHHLDYGQLVTATAITAAFTTLLMGVIGNVPIALAAGLGVNTVVALQLAPRMSWPDAMGMVVLAGIVVMLLVATGLRERVMNAVPYGLRKAIAIGIGLFIMLIGLVDSGFITRIPDAAHTTVPLQLGSDGHLNGWPVLVFVLGVLLTLALIVRKVSGAILISIVSMTVLAVIINAVAKVPSWGLTTPKWPGNPVATPDFGLIGKVSLFGGFGKVGVLTGILFVFTVLLSTFFDAMGTIMGVSDEAKLTDAQGQMPGINKVLLVDGIAVAAGGVSSSSANTCFVESTAGVGEGARTGLANVVTGLLFAVALFLTPVATMVPSQAATPALIAVGFLILAGSVKEIDWSDFTIAIPAFVTMVMMPFTYSITNGIGMGFLTFVAMRLVAGRGREIPVAMYVVAAVFGFYYLMPALGLT, encoded by the coding sequence ATGTCCACCTCGGCACCCGCCAAGGTCCCCGCCCCCGAACAGCCGGGCGGTACGCCGTCGTTCGGCGCCCTGGACCGCTACTTCAGGATCACCGAGCGCGGCAGCACTGTCGCCCGGGAGGTCCGAGGTGGCTTCGCGACGTTCTTCGCGATGGCGTACATCATCGTGTTGAACCCGATCATCCTCAGTAGTGCCCATGACATGTACGGGCACCACCTCGACTACGGGCAGCTGGTCACGGCCACCGCGATCACCGCGGCCTTCACGACCCTGCTCATGGGCGTGATCGGCAACGTCCCGATCGCCCTGGCCGCGGGCCTCGGCGTGAACACGGTCGTCGCCCTCCAGCTCGCGCCGCGCATGTCCTGGCCGGACGCGATGGGCATGGTGGTCCTCGCCGGCATCGTCGTGATGCTGCTGGTGGCGACCGGCCTGCGTGAGCGCGTGATGAACGCCGTGCCCTACGGCCTGCGCAAGGCCATCGCCATCGGCATCGGCCTGTTCATCATGCTGATCGGCCTGGTGGACTCCGGCTTCATCACCCGCATCCCGGACGCCGCCCACACCACGGTCCCGCTCCAGCTCGGCAGCGACGGTCACCTCAACGGCTGGCCGGTCCTGGTCTTCGTCCTCGGCGTCCTGCTGACGCTGGCGCTGATCGTGCGCAAGGTCTCCGGCGCGATCCTGATCTCCATCGTGTCGATGACCGTCCTCGCGGTGATCATCAACGCGGTCGCCAAGGTGCCCTCCTGGGGCCTGACCACCCCGAAGTGGCCCGGCAACCCGGTCGCCACCCCGGACTTCGGCCTGATCGGCAAGGTCAGCCTGTTCGGCGGCTTCGGCAAGGTCGGCGTCCTGACCGGCATCCTGTTCGTCTTCACCGTCCTGCTGTCCACGTTCTTCGACGCCATGGGCACGATCATGGGCGTCAGCGACGAGGCGAAGCTGACCGACGCCCAGGGACAGATGCCCGGCATCAACAAGGTCCTCCTTGTCGACGGCATCGCCGTCGCGGCCGGCGGTGTCAGCTCCTCCTCGGCGAACACCTGCTTCGTGGAGTCCACGGCGGGCGTCGGCGAGGGTGCCCGTACGGGCCTCGCGAACGTCGTCACCGGCCTCCTGTTCGCCGTCGCGCTGTTCCTCACGCCGGTCGCCACCATGGTCCCGTCCCAGGCCGCCACCCCCGCGCTGATCGCGGTCGGCTTCCTGATCCTGGCCGGTTCGGTCAAGGAGATCGACTGGTCGGACTTCACCATCGCCATCCCGGCCTTCGTCACGATGGTGATGATGCCGTTCACGTACTCGATCACGAACGGCATCGGCATGGGCTTCCTCACCTTCGTGGCGATGCGCCTCGTGGCCGGCCGCGGGCGGGAGATCCCGGTGGCGATGTACGTCGTCGCGGCGGTCTTCGGCTTCTACTACCTGATGCCGGCCCTCGGCCTGACCTGA